From Choristoneura fumiferana chromosome 7, NRCan_CFum_1, whole genome shotgun sequence, the proteins below share one genomic window:
- the LOC141429915 gene encoding uncharacterized protein: MADAAAARREARKRKILENSQNRLQRIAGKCEGEFAKGSPIRTLLPEEIYEAPLISNSDVSFRGSNTLSTSSSLNNGVFMAETPLVEPSSFSQHFGLDATGDGLTGVATDLAALMSPAPETAPIQEVTLWNKLVLYKYDIVLVSLVVQLLYSFSLLTFDETYFFLPLVVYVVTKMIWFPAPNSSNFANALLLLNGISVDRVEKIMSVTRCVSIFSKTHVCIFLQLFVCKRFMQQCKIV, translated from the exons ATGGCTGATGCAGCAGCAGCCCGCAGGGAGGCTCGTAAAAGGAAAATATTGGAAAATTCTCAGAACAGGCTTCAACGTATAGCCGGAAAATGTGAGGGAGAGTTCGCTAAAG GATCGCCTATTCGAACCTTGCTTCCCGAGGAAATTTACGAAGCTCCTTTAATTTCTAATAGTGACGTTTCTTTTAGAGGTAGTAATACTCTTAGCACTAGCAGTTCGCTGAATAATGGAGTCTTCATGGCCGAGACACCGTTGGTGGAGCCGTCATCGTTCAGTCAACATTTCGGCTTGGATGCGACTGGTGATGGTCTGACCGGAGTAGCTACTGATTTGGCAGCTCTTATGTCGCCTGCCCCAGAAACTGCACCCATTCAAGAAGTCACTTTATGGAATAAGCTTGTTCTGTACAAGTATGACATAGTGCTGGTCTCCCTGGTGGTTCAACTACTGTATAGTTTTTCACTGTTAACATTTGATGAGACTTACTTTTTCCTGCCCTTAGTTGTGTATGTGGTCACAAAGATGATATGGTTCCCAGCACCAAACAGCTCCAACTTTGCCAATGCTTTACTCCTGTTAAATGGTATATCAGTAGATAGGGTTGAAAAAATTATGTCAGTGACACGCTGTGTGTCAATTTTCTCCAAGACACATGTGTGTATCTTTTTGCAACTATTTGTATGCAAGCGCTTTATGCAACAATGCAAGATTGTTTGA
- the LOC141429916 gene encoding chromatin assembly factor 1 p55 subunit-like, producing the protein MGDKGDGETFDDAVEERVINEEYKIWKKNTPFLYDLVMTHALEWPSLTAQWLPDVTRPDGKDYSVHRLILGTHTSDEQNHLLIASVQLPNEDAQFDASHYDNDKGDSLQVASIVQSLRHSEPN; encoded by the exons ATGGGAGACAAAGGCGATggag AAACCTTCGACGATGCGGTCGAGGAGCGGGTCATCAACGAGGAGTATAAGATATGGAAGAAGAATACCCCGTTTTTGTACGATTTGGTGATGACACACGCGCTGGAGTGGCCATCACTGACCGCGCAGTGGTTGCCCGACGTGACCCGACCGGACGGCAAAGACTACTCCGTTCACAG ACTTATTCTAGGCACACACACATCTGACGAACAAAACCACCTCCTCATAGCCAGTGTTCAACTCCCTAATGAAGATGCACAATTTGATGCCAGTCactatgataatgataaaggaG ACAGCTTGCAGGTTGCATCCATAGTGCAAAGCCTCAGACACTCAGAACCCAACTAA
- the LOC141429917 gene encoding uncharacterized protein, with translation MSGLTYQNVVDAMLSSESAVKDIRMIVTNYGANGTPDAPTHAASTSTAQPEAMDVNAVQAKAVTRLCYRKEDTWRKFCIAKKKRGYKAVHYTEEDKDDYIGGIYNVGGVRVSRVPPYEVVVTLNGTPTDMQVDTGASFSLVNERTWRALEHPRPPLQPPPLALRTWTDSPVALLGRATLRVQYKDITRDLDVFVAKGKGRIS, from the exons ATGAGCGGCCTCACCTACCAGAATGTCGTGGATGCTATGCTATCATCGGAGAGTGCGGTGAAAGACATTCGTATGATAGTGACTAATTACGGAGCGAACGGCACCCCTGACGCACCCACACACGCCGCGTCGACATCGACGGCGCAGCCGGAAGCGATGGACGTCAACGCCGTGCAGGCAAAGGCGGTCACTCGCCTGTGCTACAG AAAAGAGGACACTTGGAGAAAATTTTGTATCGCCAAAAAGAAACGCGGCTACAAAGCAGTTCACTACACGGAGGAGGACAAGGACGATTACATCGGTGGCATATACAACGTGGGCGGCGTCCGCGTCAGCCGCGTGCCGCCTTACGAAGTGGTCGTGACGTTGAACGGCACGCCGACGGACATGCAGGTGGACACGGGCGCGAGCTTCTCGCTGGTGAACGAGCGCACGTGGCGCGCGTTGGAACACCCGCGCCCGCCGCTGCAGCCGCCGCCGCTGGCGCTGCGCACCTGGACCGACTCACCAGTCGCGCTGCTGGGTCGGGCGACGCTTCGAGTGCAGTACAAAGACATTACTCGTGATTTAGATGTTTTTGTTGCGAAAGGCAAAGGCCGAATCTCTTAG